One region of Novipirellula artificiosorum genomic DNA includes:
- a CDS encoding sulfotransferase has protein sequence MITEVESSTATSQLLPPAIVDRCFLINLDRREDRLREWMRQLPQPWPFPKPERFAAIDGRRVPTPPQWRAGNGAWGCYRSHALILEKCLIEGGDSYVVFEDDAGFIDGFPKLFHQYVASLPTDWGLAYLGGQHLFAGKHPPVKINDQVFRPYNVNRTHAFMVRGREAMKTIYRHLHASDWKTKHHIDHHLGRLIQRRYELMQGKSIEKESVAVYAPDRWLVGQLPTKSNICGRKWDQTRFFNDARNADHSDTPFFAVLGPHRSGTSCVAMVMHHLGVHMGNQLGGYEATGGGEAVGLANLCEKAMRFPATDPTIADEELVRRLKSFVINKKAEAKRDNTVAGGKYPHLCRFADHLYQAIGESLRIVTIDRPIEASIRSLQARSKKHRGQWFAADDETCDRLQRSLLEHREQFIQSHPNTPVHRVDFQVLCDDPRTEVQELVDFLGINPSDEEFDAAVDHVNPELRKHG, from the coding sequence GTGATCACGGAAGTCGAATCCAGTACAGCCACAAGTCAACTGTTACCGCCTGCAATCGTCGATCGATGTTTTCTCATTAACCTCGATCGCCGGGAGGATCGTTTGCGAGAATGGATGAGGCAACTGCCCCAGCCTTGGCCATTCCCAAAGCCCGAACGCTTCGCAGCGATCGACGGCCGCCGCGTCCCTACACCACCCCAGTGGCGTGCGGGCAATGGAGCATGGGGCTGTTACCGATCCCATGCCTTGATCCTGGAAAAGTGCCTCATTGAGGGGGGCGATTCCTACGTTGTCTTTGAAGATGACGCGGGGTTCATCGACGGATTCCCCAAGTTGTTCCATCAATATGTTGCGAGCTTGCCCACCGACTGGGGACTGGCCTACCTGGGCGGCCAGCACTTGTTCGCCGGCAAACACCCGCCTGTGAAAATCAATGATCAGGTCTTCCGGCCGTACAACGTCAACCGGACCCATGCCTTCATGGTCCGTGGACGCGAAGCGATGAAGACGATCTATCGCCATCTCCACGCCTCGGACTGGAAAACCAAGCATCATATCGATCATCACTTGGGACGATTGATCCAGCGACGCTATGAGCTGATGCAGGGCAAAAGTATCGAAAAGGAATCGGTCGCGGTTTACGCCCCCGATCGCTGGCTCGTCGGACAGCTTCCCACCAAGTCGAATATCTGTGGACGCAAGTGGGATCAAACGCGGTTCTTCAATGACGCTCGGAACGCCGATCACAGCGATACGCCGTTCTTCGCCGTCCTCGGTCCACATCGCAGTGGCACGTCATGCGTTGCGATGGTGATGCATCATCTTGGCGTCCACATGGGCAACCAGCTCGGCGGCTACGAAGCGACCGGAGGCGGCGAAGCAGTCGGTCTCGCCAATCTGTGTGAGAAGGCGATGCGTTTTCCCGCGACGGATCCGACGATTGCCGATGAGGAATTGGTTCGCCGTCTAAAGAGTTTTGTCATCAACAAGAAAGCGGAAGCCAAACGAGATAACACCGTGGCCGGCGGCAAGTATCCCCACCTGTGCCGATTCGCCGATCATCTGTACCAGGCAATTGGCGAGTCGCTGCGAATCGTCACCATCGACCGGCCAATCGAGGCCTCGATTCGTAGCTTGCAAGCTCGCAGCAAAAAGCACCGCGGCCAATGGTTCGCGGCCGACGATGAAACCTGCGACCGTCTTCAGCGTAGCCTTCTCGAACACCGCGAGCAGTTCATCCAGTCGCATCCCAACACTCCCGTCCATCGCGTTGACTTCCAAGTACTGTGCGACGATCCCCGAACGGAGGTCCAGGAGTTGGTTGACTTCTTAGGGATCAATCCGTCGGATGAGGAGTTTGACGCAGCGGTCGATCACGTCAACCCGGAACTTAGGAAACATGGATGA